The nucleotide window TAATTTTAAAAGTGTCACTAATCTTTTTAAAAGCCTTTCNNNNNNNNNNNNNNNNNNNNNNNNNGGCCCAGCGATTGCGTAAGGCAAAATCAATTTTTTCACACAATGCAGCAAAGCCGGTTGCGCGATCAAAGCACCGATACGAATACTTGCTAAACCCAACGCTTTTGAAAATGTACGACCAATGATTAAATTAGGATATTGGTGAATGTAATGCGCCCAGCTCTGCTGGTCACTAAACTCTTGGTAAGCCTCATCAATGAAAATAAATCCTGCATAATTTTCTAATAAATTTAAAATGGCATCTCGATTAATATTACTTCCTATTGGGTTATTAGGTTGGCAAATAAAAATTAATTTACTCTTTGATTTTAAAATCTCTTGATAATTAAAGTCATTTAAACTCTCGCCTTGCAAGCAAACTTCAATGATATTAAGATCATTAAATTTAGCGGCAGATTTAAATAAAAAAAAGCTTGGACTTAAAAGGCAAACAGAA belongs to Piscirickettsia litoralis and includes:
- a CDS encoding aminotransferase class I/II-fold pyridoxal phosphate-dependent enzyme: MTEEIDYQLFSTPKPGWTRLGDNENTYVDQEEAQYPSVSYQALATRYLNVLNLLEPGFNEHIKEDHICFGAPGLSSLIEILARALTRPKDSVCLLSPSFFLFKSAAKFNDLNIIEVCLQGESLNDFNYQEILKSKSKLIFICQPNNPIGSNINRDAILNLLENYAGFIFIDEAYQEFSDQQSWAHYIHQYPNLIIGRTFSKALGLASIRIGALIAQPALLHCVKKLILPYAIAGP